From the Nodularia sphaerocarpa UHCC 0038 genome, the window GACGCTACCACCAAACAGAACATAGTGCAGGTGTGCTACTACAAAATATGTATCATGAACGTGAATATCAAAGGGAACTGCGGCTAACATGACACCACTGATCCCGCCAATAACGAAGGTACTTAAAAAGCCCATCGCAAAAATCATCGGACTATTCAGGCTGATTTTGCCACCCCAGATAGTTGCTAACCAACCAAAAATTTTAATTCCCGTGGGTACAGCAATGATCATGGTAGTGATCATAAAAAACATTCGTAACCAACCGGGGACACCACTGGTAAACATATGGTGCGCCCAGACGATTAGCCCTAAGAAACTAATTGCTAGGGATGAATAGGCGATCGCCTTATAGCCAAAAATCGGCTTACGGGCATGAACTGGCAGAATTTCCGAAATTGCCCCAAAGAACGGCAAAATCATGATATAGACCGCCGGGTGAGAATAAAACCAGAACATATGCTGGTAAACAACCGGATCACCCCCACCAGTGGGGTTAAAAAATGTTGTCCCTGCTAACAAGTCAAAGCCCAGGAGAATCAGCGCCCCTGCTAAAACTGGTGTAGATAGCAAAACTAGAGCCGAAGTTGCCAACATCGACCAGCAAAACAAAGGCATTTGATGAACGCCCATGCTAGGAACACGCATTTTGAGAATCGTAACTAGAAAGTTAATCGCTCCCAAAATCGACGATGTACCCAACAACAGAACACTCATAATCCAAATTCCCTCACCCACTTGGCCTGTTACCAAGCTCAAAGGAGGGTAAGAAGTCCAACCAGCATCAGGCGCATCACCCAGAGCTAAACTAGCAATGAGTAAAATACCTGCTGGAGGAATCATCCAAAAAGCCACAGCATTCAAGCGAGGAAATGCCATATCTCTCGCCCCAATCATCAGGGGAATCAGATAGTTAGCAAATCCAGCACCTGCTGGCACAATCCACAAAAAAATCATGATTGTGGCGTGCAGGGTAAATAGACTGTTATAAATTTCTGGGGTAACAAAATCTACTTCTGGGGTGCGTAGTTCTGTTCGCACCAAGTCAGCCATTACGCCGCCAATACAGTAGAAAACAAAGGAAGTAACTAGGTATTGAATCCCAATCACCTTATGGTCGGTGCTGAAACCAAAAAAGTCTAGCCAATGTCTTTCTTGTGCTTCTTCTATATCAGGCGGGATATTGCTAGTTTTTTCTAACTGAGTTTGTGTCATAAGTTAATTAGTCATTAGTCATTAGTCATTGGTCATTAGTCATTAGGGAAATTAATTTTTTGGTTTTCCCTTGTTGTTTCTCTGGACTGAATGACCATGAATTTCTTGCTTGGTATTGTCAGCGTAGTCAGAGATTAACCCCTAACTCAGCTAGCAGCACTTTTTACTCAACACTCATTTTGTGGATATGATGTAGCATTTCTGGTTGAA encodes:
- the ctaD gene encoding cytochrome c oxidase subunit I, translated to MTQTQLEKTSNIPPDIEEAQERHWLDFFGFSTDHKVIGIQYLVTSFVFYCIGGVMADLVRTELRTPEVDFVTPEIYNSLFTLHATIMIFLWIVPAGAGFANYLIPLMIGARDMAFPRLNAVAFWMIPPAGILLIASLALGDAPDAGWTSYPPLSLVTGQVGEGIWIMSVLLLGTSSILGAINFLVTILKMRVPSMGVHQMPLFCWSMLATSALVLLSTPVLAGALILLGFDLLAGTTFFNPTGGGDPVVYQHMFWFYSHPAVYIMILPFFGAISEILPVHARKPIFGYKAIAYSSLAISFLGLIVWAHHMFTSGVPGWLRMFFMITTMIIAVPTGIKIFGWLATIWGGKISLNSPMIFAMGFLSTFVIGGISGVMLAAVPFDIHVHDTYFVVAHLHYVLFGGSVLGIFAAIYHWFPKMTGRMMNEFWGKVHAVLTIVGLNMTFLPMHKLGLMGMNRRIAQYDPKFTSLNEICTYGSYLLAISTLPFIINAVWSWWYGPKAGDNPWRGLTLEWMTTSPPAIENFEQLPVLATGPYDYGVSEKKVDIQAVLNIEPGEPYPTIESGV